The Neurospora crassa OR74A linkage group IV, whole genome shotgun sequence genome has a segment encoding these proteins:
- a CDS encoding GPI-anchor transamidase: protein MKLSNILRLPALLGAMLLGTAAVVEAEHTSNWAVLVCTSRFWFNYRHLANVLSIYRTVKRLGIPDSQIILMLPDDMACNPRNAFPGTVYSNADRAVDLYGDNIEVDYRGYEVTVENFIRLLTDRVGDEMPRSKRLLTDDRSNILVYMTGHGGNEFLKFQDAEEIGAFDLADAFEQMWEKKRYHEILFMIDTCQANTMYSKLYSPNIIATGSSELDQSSYSHHADNDIGVAVIDRYTYYNLEFLENEVKDTSSKKTVGDLFDSYTYEKIHSNAGVRYDLFPGGAEAARSRLVTDFFGNVQNVEVDGSKNTTLEEDLLALSKTIAALREKAGEEEAISVGKGNAARNETKKETKNETLLTHKSQFAKPLTDDDWLVKKLSALGAVVGCAVLWQMGSWLESAQK, encoded by the exons ATGAAGCTTAGCAATATTCTCCGGCTGCCGGCCCTCTTGGGCGCGATGCTGCTCGGCACCGCCGCTGTTGTTGAGGCCGAACACACAAGTAACTGGGCCGTCCTCGTCTGCACGTCACGGTTCTGGTTCAACTACCGCCATCTTGCCAATGTGCTGTCCATCTACCGCACCGTGAAGCGCCTCGGCATCCCCGACTCGCAAATCATCCTCATGCTTCCGGACGACATGGCATGCAATCCCCGCAACGCCTTCCCGGGAACTGTGTACTCCAACGCCGACCGTGCCGTCGATCTCTATGGCGACAACATCGAAGTGGATTATAGGGGATACGAAGTCACGGTGGAGAACTTTATCCGCCTCTTGACGGATCGTGTGGGCGATGAGATGCCCCGGAGCAAGAGGTTGTTGACAGACGATCGGAGCAATATTTTGGTGTACATGACGGGACACGGAGGCAACGAGTTTCTCAAGTTCCAGGATGCCGAGGAGATCGGCGCATTTGATTTGGCGGACGCTTTCGAGCAAAtgtgggagaagaagag ATACCACGAGATCCTCTTCATGATCGACACCTGCCAAGCAAACACCATGTACAGCAAGCTATACTCCCCAAACATTATCGCGACCGGATCGTCCGAACTCGACCAGTCGTCCTATTCTCACCACGCCGACAACGATATTGGCGTCGCGGTTATTGATCGATACACTTACTACAACCTCGAGTTTCTCGAAAACGAAGTCAAAGACACTAGTAGCAAGAAGACAGTCGGTGACCTCTTTGACAGCTACACATATGAAAAGATTCACTCGAACGCGGGGGTGCGCTACGATTTGTTTCCCGGAGGGGCGGAGGCAGCACGCAGCCGCCTTGTAACAGACTTCTTTGGTAACGTACAAAACGTGGAGGTTGATGGGTCTAAAAACACAACTCTAGAAGAGGACTTGCTTGCGCTGAGCAAGACCATTGCGGCACTGAGGGAAAAGGCaggcgaagaggaagccaTCTCGGTTGGGAAGGGAAACGCGGCCAGAAATGAGACCAAGAAAGAGACCAAGAACGAGACCCTATTGACGCACAAGAGCCAGTTCGCCAAACCTCTCACAGATGATGACTGGTTGGTGAAGAAGCTCTCTGCGCTGGGAGCTGTTGTCGGATGCGCAGTGTTATGGCAGATGGGGTCGTGGCTCGAATCTGCACAGAAATAA
- a CDS encoding beta-1,4-mannosyltransferase, which yields MASIPVALVIPLVLTGLALLATYLVLGPSKYDGPSSGKGVVVHVLVLGDIGRSPRMTYHALSIAKHGGKVSLIGYLETPPHPSLLASPSITIHALPPPPVRPARIPFLLFAPFKVLHQFVCLFALLSYTLPPSQWLLVQNPPSIPTLLIASLVCRLRSTKLLIDWHNYGWTILSSTRGPRHPLVYIAKLYECLFGRLGDHNLTVTHAMARQLRLPPYRIRGPITAVHDRPAEIFKPMWWGKARQDVLERVLPAEQRDLVPSIMEGNTKLIVSSTSWTRDEDFGILLDALVAYAADPVSETTPVLAIITGKGPQKEMYLAQIAELTKSGQLPNVSIVTAFLPFEDYAKLLACADLGVCLHMSSSGVDLPMKVVDMFGAGLPVAAFCGYESFGELVKEGVNGRGFETYGELSIILKILLSPEGSGELEVLRKGAVKEGARRWDEEWDAKVAKIMGFAA from the exons ATGGCTTCAATTCCCGTTGCCCTCGTAATACCTTTGGTCCTTACAGGACTGGCGCTACTGGCCACATACCTAGTCCTCGGCCCCTCTAAGTATGACGGTCCCTCTTCAGGCAAAGGAGTGGTTGTCCACGTCCTCGTTCTCGGTGATATTGGCCGAAGCCCACGCATGACGTACCACGCCCTGAGCATAGCCAAACACGGCGGCAAGGTCAGCCTCATTGGTTATCTAG AAACTCCCCCtcacccctccctcctcgcctcTCCCTCCATAACCATCCACGCCCTGCCCCCTCCCCCCGTCCGTCCCGCCCGcatccctttcctcctcttcgcccCCTTCAAAGTCCTCCACCAATTCGTTTGTCTCTTTGCGCTCCTCTCCTACacccttcccccctcccaatGGCTGCTCGTCCAGAACCCGCCCTCGATCCCCACCCTCTTGATCGCCAGCCTCGTCTGCCGTCTGCGCTCCACCAAGCTCCTCATCGACTGGCACAACTACGGCTGGACCATTTTATCTTCCACCCGCGGCCCCCGGCACCCGTTGGTCTACATCGCCAAGCTGTACGAGTGCCTCTTCGGCCGGCTGGGTGACCACAACCTAACCGTCACGCACGCCATGGCGCGCCAGCTGCGGCTGCCGCCGTATAGAATCCGGGGACCCATAACGGCTGTGCATGACCGGCCTGCGGAGATTTTCAAGCCGATGTGGTGGGGAAAGGCGCGGCAGGACGTGTTGGAGCGCGTGCTCCCCGCTGAGCAGAGGGACCTGGTACCCAGCATCATGGAGGGCAACACGAAGCTGATTGTCAGCAGCACGTCCTGGACGCGCGACGAGGACTTTGGTATCTTGCTTGATGCGCTGGTTGCGTACGCGGCTGATCCCGTGTCGGAGACCACGCCCGTGTTGGCAATTATCACGGGCAAAGGTCCGCAGAAGGAAATGTACTTGGCACAGATTGCTGAGCTTACAAAGAGTGGTCAGCTGCCGAACGTGAGCATTGTCACGGCTTTCTTGCCGTTTGAGGACTACGCGAAGCTGTTGGCTTGCGCGGATTTGGGCGTGTGTTTGCATATGAGCAGCTCGGGCGTGGATCTGCCCATGAAGGTGGTGGATATGTTTGGGGCGGGACTGCCGGTGGCGGCGTTTTGTGGGTATGAGAGTTTTGGGGAGTTGGTGAAGGAAGGAGTGAATGGAAGGGGGTTCGAGACTTATGGAGAGCTTTCGATCATATTGAAAATCCTGTTGAGCCCGGAGGGGAGCGGAGAGTTGGAGGTGTTAAGGAAAGGGGCTGTGAAGGAGGGGGCAAGGAGGTGGGATGAGGAGTGGGACGCGAAGGTTGCGAAAATCATGGGATTCGCGGCGTGA
- a CDS encoding carnitine/acyl carnitine carrier, which yields MSSTTSSPGAKIQQAVTDKLPHLPETKEELKAEIKAEAKAAASAGASQLRSFVAGGFGGVCAVVVGHPFDLAKVRLQTAEKGVYTGAIDVVKKSIAKDGLRRGLYAGVSAPLVGVTPMFAVSFWGYDLGKQIVRATSTVAPDGNLSIAQISAAGFFSAIPMTAITAPFERVKVILQVQGQQKLAPGEKPKYSGGMDVVRQLYKEGGVRSVFRGSVATLARDGPGSAAYFAAYEYIKKALTPKDPVTGEASGKLSLGAITVAGAGAGVAMWIPVFPIDTVKSRLQTAEGNVTIGGVVKQLYRAGGYKAFFPGFAPALARAVPANAATFLGVELAHQAMNKAFN from the exons ATGTCGTCGACCACGTCGTCACCAGGCGCCAAAATCCAGCAGGCCGTCACCGATAAGCTCCCTCACCTTCCCGAGACCaaggaggagctcaaggCCGAGATCAAAGCTgaggccaaggccgccgcctccgcgGGCGCCTCCCAGCTAAGGTCTTTTGTTGCTGGTGGTTTCGGTGGTGTCtgcgccgtcgtcgtcggccacCCCTTCGATCTTGCCAAGGTCCGCCTCCAAACAGCCGAGAAGGGCGTCTACACCGGCGCCATCGATGTGGTCAAGAAAAGTATTGCCAAGGATGGTTTGAGGAGGGGTCTCTACGCTGGTGTCAGCGCGCCGCTTGTTGGTGTTACTCCCATGT TCGCTGTCTCCTTCTGGGGCTACGATCTCGGAAAGCAAATCGTCCGGGCCACCTCCACCGTTGCGCCTGACGGCAACCTCTCCATCGCCCAAATCTCCGCCGCCggcttcttctcggccatTCCCATGACCGCCATCACCGCCCCCTTTGAGCGCGTCAAGGTGATTCTGCAAGTCCAAGGCCAGCAGAAGCTCGCGCCCGGCGAGAAGCCCAAGTACTCTGGTGGCATGGACGTGGTCCGCCAACTCTACAAGGAGGGCGGCGTGCGCTCCGTCTTCCGCGGCTCCGTCGCCACTTTGGCCCGCGACGGCCCCGGTTCTGCCGCTTACTTCGCCGCCTACGAGTACATCAAGAAGGCGCTGACGCCCAAGGACCCCGTCACGGGCGAGGCCAGCGGCAAGCTCAGCCTGGGCGCGATTACTGTTGCTGGCGCGGGCGCCGGTGTCGCCATGTGGATCCCTGTCTTCCCGATCGATACCGTCAAGAGCAGGCTGCAGACCGCCGAGGGCAACGTGACGATTGGCGGTGTCGTTAAGCAGCTGTACAGGGCGGGTGGTTACAAGGCTTTCTTCCCTGGCTTTGCGCCGGCGCTGGCTAGGGCGGTGCCTGCTAATGCTGCTACCTTCTTGGGCGTCGAGTTGGCTCATCAGGCTATGAACAAGGCTTTTAACTAA
- a CDS encoding phosphoglycerate mutase, producing the protein MGKPPAYLFVVRHGLRLDVADKDWHLTSPTPYDPPLTYGGWNQAKNLGARIATIIRERVEEDETAAKAAAQTDPSAKPKRKRYEVVIHSSPFLRCIQTSVAISAGLAQDSTPFGPSTGGDDKELSGNFAHGHRARPSTASNSASGPAPLKIQVVQGTAIRKSVLRLDAFLGEWLSPSYYELISPPPESVMMLASAKADLLRREDYSSYPHFNAYNHSNLQGQLWSPTPQRTHSSIDLLEKGDLPGVASSVPRSESASSQSTCQSQPDSALQSASHPFPAMGYVPPVPHYAINNNSTIPAGYVAHARDACCDIDYQWDSMRAPLEWGDGGSFPEEWTSMHSRFRAGIQMLVDWYSKAEHPTKMVTKTVSRFGRRESTQAQEPEDSDDVEIESIVILVSHGAGCNALIGAITHQPVLADVAMASLTMAVRKPDQEIHENIQRTNTGQKGTIPVHHYYDLKLFANTDHLRIPGQAPNLSRSTSISVASVATARNRYTHSHSISTSNFSYQETVRGGGDVPNNSLSASRRGSSGSSTTPRFVFGTSSATNGSGGGITVGSGVSSFGLSKPSSLSIGRGRKTSIGLWSPTSLRNSTGFDDDDDDDNMVLNFGTPANDSKPSTMKS; encoded by the exons ATGGGCAAGCCCCCAGCATACCTTTTCGTTGTGAG GCACGGATTGCGTCTCGATGTAGCCGACAAAGACTGGCATCTCACGTCGCCGACCCCCTACGATCCCCCCCTCACCTATGGTGGCTGGAACCAAGCCAAAAACCTTGGAGCTCGGATAGCGACCATTATCCGAGAGAGagtcgaggaggatgagacaGCTGCCAAGGCTGCAGCGCAAACCGATCCCTCGGCGAAACCGAAACGCAAACGTTACGAGGTCGTCATCCACAGCTCCCCGTTTCTGCGATGCATCCAGACCTCCGTTGCCATTAGTGCCGGCTTAGCACAAGACTCGACCCCATTCGGACCCTCTACGGGTGGCGATGACAAAGAGCTTTCAGGGAACTTTGCCCACGGACACCGAGCAAGGCCGTCAACTGCGTCCAATTCCGCTTCTGGCCCAGCACCCTTAAAGATACAAGTAGTTCAAGGGACGGCCATCCGCAAATCTGTTCTCCGGCTGGACGCTTTTTTGGGCGAGTGGCTGTCACCTAGCTACTATGAGCTCATCAGCCCGCCACCCGAGTCTGTCATGATGCTTGCAAGCGCCAAGGCAGATCTCCTCAGACGCGAAGATTACAGCAGCTACCCTCATTTCAACGCTTACAATCACTCAAATCTCCAAGGGCAGCTTTGGAGCCCGACCCCGCAGCGCACGCACAGCTCCATTGACCTTCTGGAAAAGGGTGACCTGCCCGGTGTGGCCAGTTCTGTGCCTAGGAGCGAGAGCGCCAGTAGCCAAAGTACCTGCCAGTCCCAACCCGATTCTGCCCTGCAATCGGCCAGTCATCCTTTCCCAGCCATGGGCTACGTCCCCCCAGTTCCCCATTATGCAATCAACAACAATAGCACTATTCCTGCGGGTTATGTCGCACATGCTCGGGATGCGTGCTGTGATATTGACTACCAATGGGATTCGATGCGGGCTCCTCTTGAATGGGGCGACGGTGGCTCCTTCCCCGAAGAATGGACCTCGATGCATTCAAGGTTTCGCGCAGGTATTCAGATGCTAGTTGACTGGTACTCCAAGGCCGAGCACCCTACCAAGATGGTCACCAAGACGGTCTCTCGGTTCGGCCGGAGAGAGTCAACTCAGGCCCAGGAACCCGAAGACAGCGACGACGTGGAGATCGAATCTATCGTTATCTTGGTATCGCATGGTGCGGGATGCAATGCACTGATTGGCGCCATTACCCATCAACCAGTCCTCGCAGACGTTGCCATGGCGTCACTTACAATGGCGGTTCGGAAACCTGATCAGGAAATACATGAGAACATCCAGCGAACGAACACAGGCCAGAAGGGAACGATACCCGTCCATCACTACTATGATCTCAAGTTGTTTGCCAACACGGACCATCTGCGTATCCCTGGCCAAGCACCGAATCTGTCGCGGTCTACATCCATCTCCGTTGCTAGTGTCGCCACTGCCCGGAACCGTTACACTCACTCTCACTCTATTTCCACGTCGAATTTCTCCTACCAAGAAACAgtgagagggggaggggatgtGCCTAACAATTCCCTGAGCGCCAGTCGCAGAGGCTCTAGTGGCTCCTCCACCACTCCTAGGTTTGTATTTGGTACTTCCAGTGCCACCAACGGAAGTGGAGGTGGTATTACGGTTGGAAGTGGTGTCTCATCATTCGGCTTGAGTAAGCCTTCGAGTCTGTCAATAGGTCGTGGACGTAAGACTTCTATAGGCCTGTGGTCACCAACCAGTCTCCGCAACAGTACTGGAttcgatgatgacgatgacgatgataaCATGGTCCTCAATTTTGGTACACCAGCAAATGATTCCAAACCTTCGACTATGAAATCGTGA
- a CDS encoding diphthine synthase produces the protein MLYLVGLGLSDETDITVKGLEVVKKAERVYLEAYTSILLVDQATLESYYGRPIVVADREMVESNSDEILRDADKVDVAFCVVGDPFGATTHTDLVLRARELGIQVRTVPNASIMSGIGAAGLQLYNFGQTVSMVFFLDNWRPASFYDRIKENRSIGLHTLVLLDIKVKEQSLENMARGRKIYEPPRYMTVGTCAQQMLEIEEEKQEGVYGPESLAIGCARVGGKTEKFVSGTLKELCDADDLLGPPLHSLILLGRRTHELEHDFVREFAVNKENWDRIWKAEYCGKQ, from the exons ATGCTGTACCTCGTTGGTCTCGGTCTCTCTGATGAGACAGACATTACCGTCAAGGGTCTCGAAGTTGTCAAGAAGGCCGAGCGTGTCTACCTCGAGGCTTACACCAGCATCCTCCTTGTGGACCAGGCTACTCTT GAATCCTACTATGGCCGCCCTATCGTCGTCGCCGACCGCGAAATGGTCGAGTCCAACAGCGACGAGATCCTCCGCGATGCGGACAAAGTCGATGTAGCCTTCTGCGTCGTCGGCGACCCATTCGGCGCCACCACGCACACGGACCTGGTGCTGCGCGCGCGCGAGCTAGGCATCCAGGTGCGCACCGTGCCTAACGCCTCCATCATGAGCGGCATCGGAGCCGCGGGTCTGCAGCTGTACAACTTTGGCCAGACGGTCAGCATGGTGTTCTTCCTCGATAACTGGCGGCCCGCGAGCTTCTACGACCGTATCAAGGAGAACCGCTCCATCGGCCTGCACACGCTCGTCCTGCTGGacatcaaggtcaaggagcaGAGCCTGGAGAACATGGCGCGCGGTAGGAAGATCTACGAGCCGCCTAGGTATATGACGGTCGGCACCTGCGCGCAGCAGATGCTGGAgattgaggaggagaagcaggaggGTGTTTATGGTCCCGAAAGTCTGGCCATTGGCTGCGCCCGTGTTGGTGGAAAGACGGAGAAGTTCGTGTCGGGCACGCTCAAGGAGCTCTGTGATGCTGATGATCTGCTGGGTCCCCCGCTGCACAGCTTGATCCTCTTGGGACGGAGGACGCACGAGCTCGAGCACGACTTTGTGAGGGAGTTTGCTGTCAACAAGGAGAACTGGGACAGGATATGGAAGGCTGAATACTGTGGAAAGCAGTAG
- a CDS encoding alpha-1,2-mannosidase — protein MTLLLSATLVLLSAGRTLAQDTDDILQYVDPLIGSSNGGNVFPGASLPYGMAKAVADTNSSSNQGGFTLDGAPITGFSMMHDSGTGGSPSLGNFALFPYTSCPGGDINRCAFPKKTRANFGGFDESSVSASPGTFGITLNSGIRADMTVTQHTALFRFTFPENSTMGEAAQPLILQDLTDLSNSRQDNGTVSVNEKTGRITGSARFLPSFAQGNYVLYFCTDFSGAEILDNGIFADSRASTSVKNMTISRSINGYPLPGGAFVRFKSGAKPILARTATSFTSVEQACRHAESEIPDFDFDRISRAATEQWQAKMGGIRVSTKGVDKSLITNFYSGIYRTHINPQNYTGENPLWSSDEPYFDSFYCIWDLFRSQLPFLTITDPTAVTQMIRSLIDTYRHVGWLPDCRMSLNKGYTQGGSNADVVLADAYIKGLEGGINWEDGYAAVVKDAEVEPFDWCCQGRGGLDSWHTLGYIPVQDFDWKGFGTLTRSISRTLEYAYNDFCIAEMAKASGRTTDQEKYTLSSGNWRNLYKEDQTSFWWNGTDTGFTGFFEPRYLNGTWGYQNPLNCSNHDDFSVCSLQNNGPETFESSIWEYGFYVPHDQATLISLYGGPDRFVDRLNYLHDQNITYIGNEPSFLTVFQYHYAGRPALSAKRAHYYIPEFFGTTPDGLPGNDDSGAMGSFVAFTMMGLFPNPGQNVYLITPPFFKSVNITNPLTGKIARIRNVNFDPSYKNIYIQNATLDGVKHSKNWIDHSFFTEGKELVLTLGDKESDWGTKVADLPPSLGEYKGYGNSSSSAGYGSWNDTAGSSAKRIRSWLRGDLESL, from the exons ATGACATTATTGCTTTCCGCTACTTTGGTGCTCCTTTCCGCAGGCCGAACACTTGCCCAAGATACAGACGATATCCTCCAATATGTCGACCCATTGATTGGCTCAAGCAACGGCGGAAATGTCTTTCCCGGAGCCTCACTTCCATACGGGATGGCCAAGGCCGTGGCCGACACGAACAGCAGTTCAAACCAAGGTGGCTTCACTCTGGATGGCGCCCCGATTACTGGCTTCAGCATGATGCATGATAGTGGTACCGGTGGTAGTCCATCTTTGGGCAACTTTGCCTTGTTCCCCTATACTAGCTGCCCCGGAGGAGACATCAACCGGTGCGCGTTTCCTAAGAAGACGAGAGCCAACTTTGGCGGTTTCGACGAATCCAGCGTCTCTGCCAGCCCTGGGACATTCGGAATCACACTGAACAGCGGCATCCGGGCAGACATGACAGTCACCCAACATACCGCTCTGTTCAGATTTACGTTTCCTGAAAATAGTACCATGGGTGAAGCCGCGCAACCACTCATCTTACAGGATCTGACTGATCTGTCAAACTCGAGGCAGGACAATGGAACAGTATCAGTCAATGAGAAAACGGGCCGCATCACGGGGAGTGCTCGTTTTTTGCCCAGCTTCGCTCAAGGGAACTACGTCCTTTACTTCTGTACTGACTTCTCCGGTGCCGAGATCTTGGATAATGGTATCTTTGCGGACAGCAGAGCCAGCACATCCGTGAAGAACATGACTATCTCCAGATCCATCAATGGCTATCCTCTTCCGGGCGGTGCATTCGTGAGGTTTAAATCTGGAGCCAAGCCGATTCTGGCAAGAACCGCCACGAGTTTCACCAGTGTCGAACAAGCGTGCAGACACGCCGAGTCTGAGATTCCcgactttgactttgatCGGATATCACGAGCAGCAACAGAGCAATGGCAGGCCAAGATGGGCGGAATAAGGGTATCGACAAAGGGCGTGGATAAATCCTTGATCACCAACTTTTACAGCGGTATCTACCGCACTCATATCAATCCACAAAACTACACCGGAGAAAATCCGCTGTGGTCCAGTGACGAGCCATACTTTGATTCGTTCTACTG CATATGGGATCTGTTCCGTTCCCAGCTCCCGTTTCTCACCATTACGGACCCAACGGCAGTCACTCAGATGATCCGCTCCCTCATTGACACGTATCGGCACGTGGGGTGGCTTCCCGACTGCAGAATGAGTCTCAATAAAGGCTACACACAG GGTGGTTCAAATGCCGATGTGGTACTGGCAGATGCATACATCAAAGGTCTTGAAGGAGGAATCAAT TGGGAGGATGGCTACGCTGCTGTTGTCAAAGACGCCGAGGTTGAGCCATTCGACTGGTGCTGCCAGGGACGCGGTGGCCTCGACAGCTGGCATACCCTCGGTTATATCCCCGTCCAAGATTTTGATTGGAAAGGCTTCGGCACCTTGACACGATCTATCTCCCGTACGCTCGAATACGCCTACAACGACTTCTGCATCGCCGAAATGGCCAAGGCCTCTGGCAGGACAACCGATCAGGAGAAGTACACCCTTTCGAGCGGTAACTGGCGCAACCTCTACAAAGAAGATCAGACTTCCTTCTGGTGGAACGGCACCGACACTGGCTTCACGGGATTTTTCGAACCTCGATATCTCAACGGCACCTGGGGTTATCAGAACCCTCTAAACTGCTCCAACCACGACGACTTCAGCGTCTGCTCTCTGCAAAACAACGGCCCCGAGACATTCGAGTCCTCCATCTGGGAATATGGCTTCTACGTGCCCCACGACCAAGCAACGCTGATCAGTCTCTACGGAGGTCCAGACCGCTTCGTGGACCGCCTGAACTACCTCCACGACCAAAACATTACGTACATCGGCAACGAGCCGTCCTTCCTCACGGTGTTTCAGTACCATTACGCCGGACGACCGGCTCTCTCCGCCAAGCGTGCGCATTATTACATTCCCGAGTTCTTCGGCACCACTCCCGATGGTCTGCCGGGCAACGACGACAGCGGCGCCATGGGCTCGTTTGTGGCCTTTACCATGATGGGTCTTTTTCCCAATCCGGGGCAGAACGTGTACCTGATCACTCCGCCGTTCTTTAAGTCGGTGAATATTACGAATCCGTTGACGGGCAAGATTGCGAGGATCAGAAATGTCAACTTTGATCCCagttataagaatatttacaTTCAGAATGCCACGCTTGATGGGGTCAAGCATAGCAAGAACTGGATCGACCATAGCTTTTTCACGGAAGGAAAGGAGCTGGTCTTGACGCTTGGTGATAAAGAGAGTGATTGGGGTACGAAAGTGGCCGATCTTCCTCCGAGCTTGGGCGAGTATAAAGGGTATGGAAACTCATCGTCTTCTGCTGGATATGGATCATGGAATGATACCGCCGGTAGTAGCGCCAAACGGATCAGGAGTTGGTTGAGGGGGGATTTGGAAAGCTTGTGa
- the bli-3 gene encoding bli-3: MRIIFTRALCAARPTRRTITFPSLIQSQHNLSLTQPYTTTNIKTTHSQQTNNNNTNKMSGQGFSNADTGNKPADPYKQANLDTEVPLDQKINDLSSFMTSNKFSMMTTRDSKTGYLLSRCMALAATESGGIDLLFHTNTESGKTDDLKSDEHINISFLNSTTGDWASVSGTASIVTDRDLVRKHYNPHLKAWFGDLGDGVHDGGPEDPRVGVIRVKMVTAHYAISTKNIVGKVADVAQGVITGKPATVNKLREISEQEVQSWRSSH, translated from the exons ATGAGAATCATTTTCACCAGAGCACTCTGTGCAGCTAGACCAACAAGACGAACAATCACATTTCCTTCACTGATCCAATCCCAACACAACCTCTCCCTCACACAACCTTATACTACAACCAACATCAAGACCACCCATTCCCAgcaaaccaacaacaacaacaccaacaagatGTCCGGCCAAGGTTTCTCCAACGCTGATACCGGCAACAAGCCGGCTGACCCCTACAAGCAGGCCAACCTCGACACCGAGGTACCTCTGGATCAAAAGATCAATGACCTCTCTAGCTTCATGACCAGCAACAAGTTCAGCATGATGACCACTCGTGATTCCAAGACGGGATATCTCCTCTCCCGCTGTATGGCGCTGGCCGCTACT GAATCCGGTGGCAtcgacctcctcttccacacCAACACCGAGTCGGGCAAGACGGACGACCTCAAGTCGGACGAGCACATCAACATCTCGTTCCTCAACAGCACCACGGGCGACTGGGCCTCGGTCAGCGGCACCGCCAGCATCGTCACGGACCGCGACCTGGTCCGGAAGCACTACAACCCCCATCTCAAGGCCTGGTTCGGCGACTTGGGCGACGGTGTCCACGACGGCGGCCCGGAGGACCCGCGTGTGGGAGTCATCCGTGTCAAGATGGTGACCGCTCACTATGCCATCTCGACCAAGAACATTGTTGGCAAGGTGGCGGATGTGGCGCAGGGCGTTATCACGGGGAAGCCGGCGACGGTGAACAAGCTGCGGGAGATTAGCGAGCAGGAGGTGCAATCTTGGAGGTCGTCGCACTAA
- a CDS encoding ubiquitin-conjugating enzyme E2 15: MAQSSAAATQLRKELKQMQKDTDIPGISCGLVNDNNIFEWEVMLMIPDEVKYYGGGNFRAHLHFPPNYPLMPPTFTFQNPIPFHPNIYPSGELCISILHPPEEDKYGYEDASERWSPARSPEKVLLSIISLFSDPNPDSPANVEAARLLREEKEGKHKEFRKRCRACVRESLGEE, translated from the exons ATGGCCCAATcgtcagcagcagcgacgCAGTTGCGCAAGGAACTGAAGCAGATGCAGAAGGACACGGACATTCCCGGGATATCATGCGGCTTGGtgaacgacaacaacatttTTGAGTGggaggtgatgttgatgattcCCGATGAGGTCAAATACTATGGCG GAGGCAACTTCCGCGCCCACCTTCACTTCCCACCCAACTACCCGCTCATGCCACCCACTTTCACGTTCCAGAACCCGATCCCGTTCCACCCCAACATCTACCCGTCGGGCGAGCTCTGCATCAGCATCCTGCACCCGCCCGAGGAGGACAAGTACGGGTACGAGGACGCGTCGGAGCGGTGGTCGCCCGCGCGCTCGCCCGAGAAGGTGCTTTTGAGCATCATCAGCTTGTTCAGCGATCCGAACCCGGATAGCCCCGCTAATGTCGAGGCCGCGCGCTTGctgagggaggagaaggaggggaaacACAAGGAGTTTAGGAAGAGGTGCAGGGCTTGTGTGCGGGAGAGTTTGGGAGAGGAGTGA